The Candidatus Zixiibacteriota bacterium genome window below encodes:
- a CDS encoding DUF4340 domain-containing protein produces MKRNTLLLLALAVVLWAIWYFYSGSERRELSVIERREFFQVDTLAVDSIAVKYASWTHLARRGGQWFCIYPDWSYPADDRVLTDIFHTTNDMVLENLISTKSEKQRTFEVDTLRGTMMEFYVHGEPVARYVVGKAGADYNHTYMRRVGSDSVYMARGDFQRLFRRVPSDWVSKTVFDLDSAQIDTIRWITAERETRLFRATDRSWRVSATGVVGEHPVDTAILNVRLHRLCPLRADAFAPEGGTVKAEMDHPGAQLIVSRADGRADTLLWNPEVAQPGGETRMYAFLPGRPLPLFIFFKGSYDRLVCRYEDLVAKSASGS; encoded by the coding sequence ATGAAGCGCAACACGCTGCTGCTCCTTGCCCTGGCCGTCGTGCTCTGGGCCATCTGGTACTTCTACTCCGGCTCCGAGCGACGCGAGCTATCGGTGATCGAAAGGCGCGAGTTCTTTCAGGTCGATACGCTGGCAGTCGACTCTATCGCCGTCAAGTACGCCAGTTGGACGCACTTGGCGCGTCGCGGCGGGCAGTGGTTCTGCATCTATCCCGACTGGTCGTACCCGGCGGACGATCGCGTGCTGACCGACATCTTCCACACGACGAACGACATGGTGCTGGAGAACCTGATCTCTACGAAAAGCGAAAAGCAAAGAACCTTCGAGGTCGACACCCTGCGCGGCACGATGATGGAGTTCTATGTCCACGGGGAACCGGTGGCGCGCTATGTGGTCGGGAAGGCCGGGGCGGACTACAACCACACTTACATGCGCCGCGTGGGATCAGATTCGGTCTACATGGCGCGCGGCGACTTCCAACGGCTGTTCCGTCGCGTACCTTCCGACTGGGTCTCAAAGACCGTGTTTGATCTCGACTCGGCCCAGATTGATACGATTCGGTGGATCACCGCCGAGCGTGAGACGCGCCTTTTCCGGGCGACCGACCGTTCCTGGCGGGTGTCGGCCACCGGCGTGGTGGGCGAGCATCCGGTGGACACGGCGATCCTCAATGTCCGCCTGCATCGTCTCTGTCCTTTGCGCGCCGATGCCTTTGCGCCGGAGGGAGGCACGGTCAAGGCCGAGATGGATCATCCCGGCGCGCAGTTGATCGTGAGTCGGGCAGATGGTCGGGCCGATACGCTGTTGTGGAATCCGGAAGTCGCGCAACCCGGCGGGGAGACGCGCATGTATGCATTCCTCCCCGGTCGTCCCCTGCCCTTGTTCATCTTCTTCAAGGGCTCCTACGACCGCTTGGTCTGCCGCTATGAGGACCTGGTGGCGAAATCGGCGTCGGGAAGCTAG
- a CDS encoding GldG family protein, whose protein sequence is MAVSKNLRKGLGTLTSVPLVIASVIALNLIGVFVFARFDLTDAKLYSLSEASRRLAESLDDPIVVKLYFSDDLPAPYNANARYLKDQLAEYRVYSGGNLRYEFIDPMKTDREREAQALGIPPMQVNAYEKDKIELKKVYMGVAFLYEDKREVIPVVQSTRNLEYEISSAIQKVTAKTLPTIGFLTGHGETDLASQMQMVSQALSQLYDVEPVTIPAGEAIDPKVATLIICGPTDSVGAWDRYAIDQFIMRGGKLAAFYDPVAADLQQQTAVDRQTNWPEFLAHYGIRFQPGLVIDARCGQIAIMQQQGFIRYQNVVDFPYLPQVVHFNPDNLIGKDLEGVTFPFVSALDSTLADSMGFSFVPICWSSDHSGVRRSPYYVSPMQKFDKPDFDRAGMILAAAITGSFATAFPQGPPPDAGADPTKIPAPLRAATDGRMVVVGDADFCNDQGSRSASNLAFLLNIVDWLTKEGGLISIRSREVTSRPLAEVSEGTRSLVKYANVFGPPLLVVLVGVWRWQSRRRAKRG, encoded by the coding sequence ATGGCGGTTTCGAAGAACCTACGAAAGGGTCTGGGGACGTTGACCTCGGTCCCGCTGGTCATCGCCAGCGTGATCGCGCTCAACCTCATCGGCGTCTTCGTCTTTGCGCGGTTTGATCTCACCGACGCCAAGCTTTACTCCCTCTCCGAGGCGTCGCGACGGTTGGCGGAGTCGCTCGATGATCCGATCGTCGTCAAGCTCTATTTCTCCGATGACCTTCCCGCCCCGTACAATGCCAATGCCCGCTATTTGAAGGATCAGTTGGCCGAGTATCGCGTCTACTCCGGCGGCAACCTGCGCTATGAGTTCATCGATCCGATGAAGACAGACCGCGAGCGGGAGGCCCAGGCCTTGGGCATCCCGCCGATGCAGGTCAACGCCTACGAGAAAGACAAGATCGAACTGAAAAAGGTCTACATGGGGGTGGCTTTCCTCTATGAGGACAAGCGCGAAGTCATCCCCGTGGTACAGTCGACCCGGAACCTCGAATACGAGATCTCCAGCGCCATCCAGAAGGTCACGGCGAAGACCTTGCCGACGATCGGCTTTCTGACCGGTCACGGTGAGACCGATCTGGCGTCGCAGATGCAGATGGTCTCACAGGCATTGTCGCAGCTCTACGATGTGGAGCCGGTCACCATCCCTGCGGGCGAGGCGATCGATCCAAAGGTCGCGACCCTGATCATCTGTGGTCCGACCGACTCGGTCGGGGCCTGGGATCGCTATGCGATCGACCAGTTCATCATGCGGGGCGGGAAGCTGGCGGCCTTCTACGATCCCGTGGCGGCCGACCTGCAGCAACAGACAGCCGTGGACCGGCAGACCAACTGGCCGGAGTTCCTCGCCCACTATGGCATTCGCTTCCAGCCGGGGCTGGTGATCGACGCCCGGTGCGGCCAGATCGCCATCATGCAACAGCAGGGGTTCATCCGGTACCAGAACGTCGTCGACTTCCCCTACCTGCCGCAGGTCGTGCATTTCAATCCCGACAATCTCATCGGCAAGGACCTGGAGGGGGTGACCTTTCCCTTCGTTAGCGCTCTTGATTCGACCCTTGCCGACAGCATGGGATTCAGTTTCGTCCCGATCTGCTGGTCCTCGGACCACTCCGGGGTGCGTCGGTCGCCGTACTATGTTTCGCCGATGCAGAAGTTCGACAAGCCCGACTTCGATCGCGCCGGGATGATTCTGGCGGCGGCGATCACCGGCAGCTTCGCGACCGCGTTTCCGCAAGGGCCGCCGCCGGATGCAGGCGCTGATCCGACCAAGATCCCCGCGCCGCTCCGGGCCGCGACGGATGGCCGCATGGTCGTCGTCGGTGATGCCGATTTCTGCAACGATCAGGGGAGTCGCAGTGCCTCGAATCTGGCGTTTCTGCTGAACATCGTGGACTGGCTCACCAAGGAAGGCGGGCTCATCAGTATCCGTTCACGCGAAGTGACCTCGCGCCCGTTGGCAGAGGTCTCCGAGGGGACACGTTCGCTGGTCAAGTACGCCAACGTCTTTGGTCCGCCTCTGCTGGTGGTTCTGGTCGGTGTCTGGCGCTGGCAGTCTCGGCGCCGTGCCAAGAGAGGATGA
- a CDS encoding ABC transporter permease gives MFANIWTFTLKELKSFFNSPVAYVILTLFLLIGGWFFSAGLFLIGQADMRDLATVVFPLAFLFFIPAITMRLIAEEKKSGTLELLVTLPVRDVEIVVGKYLAALGLLASALLLTFSYPLTLSILGDPDGGAVVGAYLGLILLGGSYLAIGTFTSGLTHNQIVAFITGFVIIFALFMLDKVLVFFPGPVASVLEYLSVSYHFENVARGVVDTRDLIYFLSLIAGFLFLAVRSLEARRWK, from the coding sequence ATGTTCGCCAACATCTGGACATTCACGCTGAAGGAGCTCAAGAGCTTCTTCAATTCGCCGGTGGCGTACGTCATCCTGACCCTCTTTCTGCTGATCGGCGGGTGGTTCTTCTCCGCGGGGCTGTTTCTGATCGGTCAGGCGGACATGCGCGATCTGGCCACGGTCGTCTTTCCGCTGGCTTTCCTGTTCTTCATCCCGGCCATCACCATGCGGTTGATCGCCGAGGAAAAGAAGAGCGGGACACTGGAGCTTCTCGTTACGCTGCCCGTCCGCGACGTCGAAATCGTCGTGGGCAAGTATCTGGCCGCGCTGGGACTTCTGGCCTCCGCGCTGCTCTTGACGTTCTCCTATCCGCTGACACTGTCGATCTTGGGCGATCCCGATGGGGGCGCCGTGGTCGGTGCCTATCTCGGTCTGATACTCCTCGGCGGAAGCTACCTGGCGATCGGCACCTTCACATCCGGCCTGACGCACAATCAGATTGTCGCCTTCATCACCGGGTTCGTGATCATCTTTGCCCTGTTCATGCTCGACAAGGTGCTGGTCTTCTTCCCCGGACCGGTGGCATCGGTTCTGGAGTACCTGTCGGTGAGCTACCATTTCGAGAATGTCGCCCGCGGCGTCGTCGATACCCGTGATCTGATCTACTTCCTGTCGCTGATCGCGGGGTTTCTGTTTCTGGCGGTGCGTTCCTTGGAGGCCCGTCGTTGGAAGTAG
- a CDS encoding ATP-binding cassette domain-containing protein: protein MIEVKNLTKNYGPTRALDAVSFTIPTGEVLGFLGPNGAGKTTAMKIITCFMPPTDGQVLVDELDALEHSLEVRRKIGYLPENNPLYTDMNVLDYLVFVQRLRGIPFSEHAGRNRRMVEMCGLGEVVRKDIGELSKGYRQRVGLAQAMVHDPEILILDEPTVGLDPNQIVDIRALIKELGRAKTLLLCTHILPEVEETCDRVLIINRGRIVADGTPQSLRAAARGQERLFVEIRGPQDQIRAALEQLPGAARVSVPERAGADDGAPRFVIETGGGIDLREAVFSMARDRNWILLEMRREAVRLEDVFRQLTAG, encoded by the coding sequence ATGATAGAAGTCAAGAACCTGACGAAGAACTACGGCCCCACGCGCGCCTTGGACGCCGTGAGTTTCACCATCCCCACCGGCGAGGTGCTGGGGTTCCTCGGGCCCAACGGGGCGGGGAAGACGACGGCGATGAAGATCATCACCTGCTTCATGCCGCCGACCGATGGCCAGGTCCTGGTCGATGAACTCGATGCCCTCGAGCACTCCCTGGAAGTGCGCCGCAAGATCGGGTATCTGCCGGAGAACAATCCGCTCTACACCGACATGAACGTGCTGGACTATCTGGTCTTTGTCCAGCGGCTGCGTGGTATACCCTTCTCCGAGCATGCCGGTCGCAACCGCCGCATGGTGGAGATGTGCGGTTTGGGGGAGGTCGTGCGCAAGGACATCGGCGAGTTGTCCAAGGGGTACCGGCAGCGTGTTGGGTTGGCGCAGGCGATGGTCCATGACCCTGAGATCCTGATCTTGGATGAACCGACCGTGGGGCTGGACCCGAATCAGATTGTCGATATTCGCGCCCTGATCAAGGAGCTGGGACGCGCCAAGACGCTCCTTCTCTGTACGCACATCCTGCCCGAAGTTGAAGAGACATGCGACCGCGTGCTGATCATCAATCGCGGGCGAATCGTGGCGGACGGTACGCCACAATCATTGCGGGCGGCGGCCCGGGGGCAGGAACGTCTGTTCGTAGAGATCAGAGGACCACAAGATCAGATCCGAGCGGCACTCGAACAGCTTCCCGGGGCGGCTCGGGTTTCGGTCCCTGAGCGGGCGGGCGCGGATGATGGAGCTCCGCGCTTCGTGATCGAGACGGGCGGCGGGATTGATCTGCGTGAAGCGGTCTTCTCGATGGCCCGCGATCGGAACTGGATCTTGCTGGAGATGCGGCGGGAGGCGGTGCGTTTGGAGGATGTGTTCCGGCAACTGACCGCCGGTTGA